The Episyrphus balteatus chromosome 3, idEpiBalt1.1, whole genome shotgun sequence genome segment GGTTGGGCGCTGTGGTGGCAAAATAGCATCCAAAGCATCGATTAAGCATTTTCCTTCAACTTTACCCTCTTTACGTTCGACAGTCCATCCTTTGAACCAGGGCATTTTTTCCGATGGTTCTAACATATTATCACCATGCCAACCAGAAATTGGTACAAATGCAACCGATGCGGGGTTATAACCGATTTTCTTGATGTAAGATGAGACTTCCTTCTTGATTTCCTCGTAACGTGACTCGCTGTAGCCAGGTTCAGTAGAGTCCATCTTATTAACGCCAACAATCAGCTGCTTTACACCCAATGTAAAGGCCAAAAGAGCATGCTCCCTAGTCTGTCCATTCTTTGAGATGCCAGCCTCAAACTCACCAGTACCAGCGGCGACAATCAACACAGCACAATCAGCTTGCGAAGTGCCAGTAATCATGTTCTTAATGAAATCACGATGTCCAGGTGCATCAATAATTGTCACATAGTACTTAGCTGTTTCAAATTTCCAAAGAGCAATATCAATAGTAATACCACGTTCTCGTTCGGCCTTTAGTTTGTCCAAGACCCATGCATACTTAAAGGAGCCCTTGCCCATTTCTTGGGCTTCTTTTTCGAATTTCTCGATTGTTCTTTTATCAATGCCACCGCATTTGTAAATTAAATGGCCAGTGGTGGTAGATTTACCAGAATCAACATGGCCAATAACCACGATATTAATATGAACCTTCTCTTTGcccatgttttcttttttttagagaCTGAGCAACACtcgaaaaatcaaattaaaatgaactaaaagatttttaagtttgtttggttttgattagaaaattttattcagagcactgttttttttttgctgctacTGGTTTGTTTTATTGGAATCGTCTTCGAAGGCACTCTCAAAGAATCTCTGAAATGAGataggtagttttttttcatgttcGTTATTTTTCatagatcttaaaaaaaaatcagtcatccaaatttatttttctcagaTCAAGCATGTTTGTAACGTGTGTCGACTCAAAATAAAACTCGCTAAGTACAATATATGGAAATAAAatgaactttttaaaaaataaaaaaaaatcgctggGCGAAAATATCGCTATTATCTTTATGAAAattgtgttgattttttttaacaatgtaaTTTTACCATTTTTGATCAATACAATGCACTTTTCTGGAAAAACTAATAACTGTTTAAAATTGGACGAAAATTactgttgaaaattattttgaacttaATTGCATTATGCATTTTCCCATTTTTGATGCAACGTCAATGcacttttgttaaaaattggACGAATAATATTATGGTGTTAAACTCAAGTGCAGTTGTACCTTTTTTGAGGTAAAAGCAATACACATTTGTTAAAATATGGACGAAATACATTATATTTGTGTTGATTAACTgggtttgatatttttttttacaaatttagaTGCATCAGtgcatttttgtaaataattgcACGGATACTGGTGTTGAACTTATGTGAACTTAAGTTAAAAAGTAAATTCATTTGAtgcattttatataaatataccaTTTCGAccacaaataaatatattttatgcaATTGATAGTTcgaatgaaacaaaatttagaagtaaaataaaatttataactgGGTCGCACTTACTTGTTCTTGTGGTAGAAGTTGCTTATATTGTTgaaactttttaaatacaaaaaaaaataataaaattttaactaaattttatagaaaacaaaataaaaattaaaaatttagcctctaagggccaatttattgagcctccattaaatattagattttgtcgttttagttaaaagcgtTATTAAACTATTTACGCCATTAAGGAGACTCcattaaatattcattttattcactcttctttagttaaattctttgttgtcaatgaaaactttaaatttaaaactcttttaaaaaaatcccaaggattttttatttattttgaaaatagatcTGTCAGaatctaataattttttaaataaaagagatttgatttttgttttctagttTAAAATGATGAAGAAGAATATATGTAGATACTTTTAAGAGTGTTATATATGTGCATcagttctttaaaattaaatatgcgTTACATGCTATCGGAAAGTAAAACAACgagttaaaaaatgttttaaataatagCCGGAAAAGCCAGGCGAAAAGTAATTGCAACAGTCGATCACATCACGAATGCAATTTATGATAAAGGCTGACCATAAGATGAAAATATTATGCAGCACAGCAACGGGAaccgtattttttttaaattggagtAGTTGTTCTAATAGATGTGACAATTGACAATGGCCCACCTAACGTTAGCTGTAACATACAAAAAGGATACACCCACAAAATCGGCAATAGAAATTCGCATTGATACAAATGCATAAAAGCCTTATTTAATGAGCAGTTGACCATTTCACATCATAAATTTTAAACACATGTTAggcttataaaattaaattagtctTGAGCTTTATCTACTTCACACCCGTTCAAATAATTTCAAACCaaccaatttattgactctccattaaacttaaatcgccattaaaaaagggaattttaaaattaaaaaacaaattcgtttaattcagtctcttttaagaacttttttgaagtttggcattaTTAACTAATtgatcattaaatttaaaagtcgttttagttaaaacaccaaattcgaccttttaagagggattttcagagcaaatggaggttttagacagggtttctatttattcactctccattagcgtcaaatgtcatttcatttattattttattaaaaaaagtttcagtgtcaattgacaattaaaaataaataaaatatgcatAAATATGGAAATATTGAGGTGGTGAAAAAGTGTTCAATCAATATCATAAGACCAACGTTTGGTAATTGTAATTGGTAAAAGTACCTACCTGAAATTATTctcaaactttattttaaattttgtgatgTGATTTTAATGGAGCTTAAGCTGTTCAATAGGGTAAATCTTCATGAATTAATGCTTCTATGCACTTGCAAATATGCGAATCTATTGCTGATTATATTGGTATTATCATGCGAGCCGTTGCTAACTAAGAATtggtttatattcaaaataatgccataaaggtaatattattttaaataactacGAGTCGAGGCTCTATTAAGGGAAGGTATGCGGGttaaacaaacgaaaattcaCTTATTATAATTAGTCAATTTTCGTTAACATGTACGTGGGCAATTGTCACATATACTATATCAACTGCTTCACCTCCAAAAAACACGGTTGTCGTGctgcaaaatacatattttcagtTTATGCTCAGCCTTGTCATAAGTTCTATTCGTGATATTGTATATCGTAACACCGTCTGTGTGTTTTTGCCTGGCGTTTTACATAGCTGCAAAATACTTAAGGGCcatcatttttgagtttttatattgtttatccttcaaatcttcaaatttaaatatattttatttgacaaaaatgtagcttttgacagtttaatttttcaaaaaataaaaaaatccctgggatatttttaatggagttttaaatttaaagtttctattaaaagtaaagactttaactaaagcagagtgaattaaatgaatttttaatgatggaaacttaaagacgtcaatagattaacaaagcttttaactaaaacgacagatttaaaaatttaatggaggctcaataaattggccctaaatttATTATACAACAATGAACTTTTAGAATTGTTTTTTAATCTTTATTGTTTTCTGTGTACCTAAAAATGATCAAGTTTCAAGGATAGttttgatttttcgaaatttgttattttttcgaaCTTTGTACACGTTATCTTCAAtgtattttcaataaaactgtatttttagtttttttcaaaaactcaacaaaaatataggagttttcatttcaaaagatttgttgtaaatgtcggctcttcccgggTATCAACCAAAttcctttaaaatttatttagaagTAACTAATAGATAAGTCTTTGAACTGGaagagcaagtacatgcgagtcatttgtgtatttttttttactgagggATTTATTATAGCGATTTATGGTAATACGtgtaccgacttccaaaaaggaggaggtattcaattcgtctgtatttttacCCACTtacaaaaaggaggaggtattctattcgtctgtattttttttttttttatatatttgtaacctaataactttggactgaggaatgataaaaatgattatcaaACAGATAATTCAGGCGATTTCAAGAACAAATGGGAAAATAATCGTTATATGTATTTGTTTGGATTTGTTATTATTAGAAAATTAAGTCTttgaagttgaaaataaaaattaaaaattctttaaagctACATAAAACCCTTATAGAcataaacataaataataaaaaggctctattttgttttacttgtttatttttttaataaaagaatagTAATGAAATGCAATAATgtttgtaaaatttgtttttcgtttgattgctattttcaaatttcaacataaaacaatttttttaaagttttgctgtAGGATATACAGAAGTAATCTTTATTTTATGTGTTTtgtcttaaattaaattttaacaaagtaTTAGTTCCCAAATAAATAAGATTGAGACGCTTCAACTTTGAAAACATTCTATCGCTCAAAACAAGAGAGCTTTCAACGATGgggtttacctttttttttttgtattacaaaaaaccaataaagcttgaaaaattaaaaatcgatcAATAAATAACCTTAAATGCAGATTTAATAC includes the following:
- the LOC129913152 gene encoding elongation factor 1-alpha 2, producing the protein MGKEKVHINIVVIGHVDSGKSTTTGHLIYKCGGIDKRTIEKFEKEAQEMGKGSFKYAWVLDKLKAERERGITIDIALWKFETAKYYVTIIDAPGHRDFIKNMITGTSQADCAVLIVAAGTGEFEAGISKNGQTREHALLAFTLGVKQLIVGVNKMDSTEPGYSESRYEEIKKEVSSYIKKIGYNPASVAFVPISGWHGDNMLEPSEKMPWFKGWTVERKEGKVEGKCLIDALDAILPPQRPTDKPLRLPLQDVYKIGGIGTVPVGRVETGLLKPGMVVNFAPVNLVTEVKSVEMHHEALSEALPGDNVGFNVKNVSVKELRRGYVAGDSKNCPPRGAADFTAQVIVLNHPGQIANGYTPVLDCHTAHIACKFSEIKEKCDRRTGKTTETDPKSIKSGDAAIIILVPTKPLCVESFQEFPPLGRFAVRDMRQTVAVGVIKSVNFKETTSGKVTKAAEKAQKKK